A single window of Arcobacter venerupis DNA harbors:
- a CDS encoding 23S rRNA (pseudouridine(1915)-N(3))-methyltransferase RlmH — protein sequence MKINIYSIIKPSKDEFDTLIKEFIKMSSKYAKVEVFYIFNKNIAKAQTIGEKEAQQSYSETYEPLLKGYNIALDVLGKKVDTYAFSALLEDKNEVNFFIGGAYGFQRDFLTKCDMTISLSDLTMAHKVANVVLTEQIFRALSIQNNHPYHK from the coding sequence ATGAAGATTAATATTTATTCAATAATTAAACCCTCAAAAGATGAGTTTGATACGCTAATAAAAGAATTTATAAAAATGTCTTCAAAATATGCAAAGGTTGAAGTTTTTTATATATTTAATAAAAATATAGCAAAAGCTCAAACTATTGGAGAAAAAGAGGCTCAACAATCTTATAGTGAAACCTATGAGCCTTTACTTAAAGGTTATAATATTGCCCTTGATGTTCTTGGTAAAAAAGTTGATACTTATGCTTTTTCAGCACTACTTGAAGATAAAAATGAAGTAAACTTTTTTATAGGTGGTGCTTATGGTTTTCAAAGGGATTTTTTGACTAAATGTGATATGACAATCTCTTTGAGTGATTTAACAATGGCTCATAAAGTTGCCAATGTAGTTTTAACTGAACAGATATTTAGAGCCTTAAGTATTCAAAATAATCATCCATATCATAAGTAA